A part of Desulfobacter sp. genomic DNA contains:
- a CDS encoding imidazolonepropionase, producing the protein MADTISSWNTLYINAHLATMAGPGYGAVPSGALAVADGKIAWTGAMADLTGPADTLAEQVIDCQGKWLLPGFVDCHTHLIWAGSRAREFEMRLAGATYEEISRQGGGIFSTVRAVREASENELFEIAARRIRHFISRGITCVEIKSGYGLDIENELKMLSVAGRLNAELPVHIEATFLGAHALPPEFSGRSGEYMDLVIQEMLPRVKDQGIATAVDAFCETIAFPRDQTESLFRAAADLGFKVKLHAEQLSDSDGAGLASEFDALSCDHLEYLSEKGARAMATHGVTAVLLPGAFHMLKETQKPPMGLMRDLGIPMALATDLNPGTSPVFGMTPVLNMGCLLFGMTCEEALAGATVNGANALGLSRRKGSLEAGKDADFVVWDIDSPADLCYLMDNTPVDRVVISGRTAFKAD; encoded by the coding sequence GTGGCTGATACCATCTCTTCCTGGAACACCCTTTATATTAACGCTCACCTGGCCACCATGGCCGGTCCGGGATACGGCGCCGTTCCCAGCGGAGCACTGGCCGTGGCCGACGGTAAAATTGCATGGACAGGTGCCATGGCAGACCTGACAGGCCCGGCAGACACACTGGCGGAACAGGTCATTGACTGCCAAGGCAAATGGCTCCTTCCCGGCTTTGTGGACTGCCATACGCATCTGATCTGGGCCGGTTCCCGGGCCAGAGAATTTGAAATGCGCCTGGCAGGCGCCACCTACGAAGAGATTTCCAGACAGGGCGGGGGCATATTCTCAACGGTCCGGGCCGTGCGGGAGGCCTCTGAAAATGAACTGTTCGAAATTGCCGCCCGGCGCATCCGCCATTTTATTTCCCGGGGCATCACCTGTGTGGAAATCAAGTCCGGCTACGGTCTGGATATTGAAAACGAACTGAAAATGCTTTCCGTGGCCGGCCGACTCAATGCTGAACTGCCCGTTCATATTGAAGCCACCTTTCTGGGCGCCCATGCCCTGCCCCCGGAATTTTCCGGCAGGTCCGGGGAGTATATGGACCTGGTCATCCAAGAAATGCTGCCCCGGGTAAAGGACCAGGGGATTGCAACCGCCGTGGACGCCTTCTGCGAAACCATTGCCTTTCCCAGGGACCAGACCGAATCGTTGTTTCGGGCGGCCGCAGACCTGGGGTTCAAGGTCAAACTCCATGCGGAGCAGCTTTCCGACTCCGACGGGGCCGGCCTGGCCTCTGAATTTGACGCCCTCTCCTGCGACCACCTGGAATACCTGTCTGAAAAAGGGGCCCGGGCCATGGCCACCCATGGGGTAACGGCAGTGCTTCTGCCCGGTGCCTTTCACATGCTCAAAGAGACCCAGAAGCCGCCCATGGGCCTGATGCGGGATTTAGGAATCCCCATGGCCCTTGCCACGGACCTGAACCCGGGCACCAGCCCGGTATTCGGCATGACTCCGGTGCTGAACATGGGATGCCTGCTCTTTGGCATGACCTGTGAAGAGGCCCTGGCCGGTGCCACCGTCAACGGCGCCAATGCCCTGGGACTTTCCCGGCGCAAAGGAAGCCTTGAAGCCGGAAAAGATGCGGATTTCGTGGTCTGGGATATTGATTCCCCGGCCGATCTCTGCTACCTGATGGATAACACCCCTGTGGACCGGGTGGTAATCTCGGGCCGCACCGCATTTAAAGCGGACTGA
- a CDS encoding metallophosphoesterase family protein encodes MRIYAVADIHGKKRHLAAIYGVLDKYAPDIIVAAGDLTSHLKYRTCLSQLDCLPVPVLAVRGNTDLKRIESRIGKARNLHLLTPAPYHAGGLSFSGVSGTLVLPLASRICLGENKLLTTLPCPMDEDSVLVAHPPPKGICDRVAGKFSVGSKNLAGFIRTAQPALALCGHIHEQPGKGRIGRTIVVNCAMGRSGIGALIDMEKGRSPHVNFLHRGDL; translated from the coding sequence ATGCGCATCTACGCCGTTGCCGACATCCACGGAAAAAAAAGACACCTGGCCGCCATCTACGGGGTATTGGATAAGTATGCCCCCGATATCATTGTGGCGGCCGGGGACCTGACCAGTCACCTCAAATACCGCACCTGCCTTTCCCAACTGGACTGCCTCCCGGTTCCGGTGCTTGCCGTTCGGGGAAATACCGACCTCAAACGCATTGAAAGCCGCATTGGAAAGGCCCGGAACCTGCACCTGCTCACCCCGGCCCCCTACCATGCGGGGGGCCTTTCCTTTTCCGGTGTCTCAGGCACCCTGGTCCTGCCCCTGGCCTCCAGGATCTGCCTGGGGGAGAACAAACTGCTCACCACCCTGCCCTGCCCCATGGACGAAGACTCAGTGCTGGTGGCCCACCCCCCGCCCAAGGGAATCTGCGACCGGGTGGCCGGAAAATTTTCCGTGGGCAGCAAAAACCTGGCCGGATTCATCCGGACGGCACAGCCCGCCCTGGCGCTCTGCGGCCATATCCATGAACAGCCCGGCAAGGGCCGCATCGGCAGAACCATAGTGGTGAACTGCGCCATGGGCCGGTCCGGTATCGGCGCCCTCATTGACATGGAAAAAGGACGTTCCCCCCATGTAAATTTCTTGCACCGGGGCGACCTGTAG
- a CDS encoding CooT family nickel-binding protein, translating into MCESNVYLKDGDQETLVMENVATITPAGESKFILRGLLGEQKEIAGVIEDINLMGHKIILKAV; encoded by the coding sequence ATGTGTGAATCCAATGTATATTTAAAGGATGGGGACCAGGAAACCCTGGTCATGGAAAACGTGGCAACCATCACCCCTGCCGGGGAAAGTAAATTCATCCTCAGGGGACTGCTGGGAGAACAAAAGGAAATTGCCGGCGTCATCGAAGACATCAACCTCATGGGACATAAAATCATTCTAAAAGCCGTATAA
- a CDS encoding UPF0280 family protein: MFDNRETYRSRHNKQGLTAFNATVKETNLNIQAATDLSREAVRAILTYRQHIEAHISAHPEFAASLAPLPDPGPAPAIITEMIGAGRVAGVGPMAAVAGAMAEFTGRELLEYSTEVVVENGGDIFVSSHTDMVFTIYAGDSPLSMKAGIQVARQDHPFAMCTSSGTLGHSKSFGQADAATVLADSCALADAAATALGNRIQGPQDIEPAIAAGRAMNGIRGIVIIVGKQIGLWGDLQLVRL, encoded by the coding sequence ATGTTTGACAACCGGGAGACCTACCGCAGCCGCCACAATAAACAAGGGCTGACCGCCTTTAATGCCACGGTAAAGGAAACCAATCTAAACATCCAGGCCGCAACCGACCTGTCCAGGGAGGCGGTGAGGGCCATCCTTACCTACAGGCAGCACATCGAAGCCCATATTTCCGCCCACCCGGAATTTGCCGCCAGCCTGGCCCCCCTGCCCGATCCGGGTCCGGCACCGGCCATTATCACGGAGATGATTGGTGCCGGACGGGTTGCAGGCGTGGGCCCCATGGCCGCCGTGGCCGGGGCAATGGCTGAATTTACAGGCCGAGAACTCCTTGAATACTCCACGGAAGTGGTGGTGGAAAACGGGGGGGATATTTTTGTAAGCTCCCATACCGATATGGTCTTCACCATCTATGCCGGCGACTCCCCCCTGAGCATGAAGGCCGGCATACAGGTGGCCCGTCAGGACCACCCCTTTGCCATGTGCACCTCTTCGGGCACCCTGGGCCATTCCAAAAGTTTCGGCCAAGCCGACGCCGCCACGGTCCTGGCGGATTCCTGCGCCCTGGCCGACGCCGCGGCCACCGCCCTGGGCAACCGGATACAGGGCCCCCAGGACATCGAACCGGCCATTGCCGCAGGCCGTGCCATGAACGGCATCCGGGGCATCGTGATCATTGTCGGCAAACAGATCGGCCTCTGGGGGGATCTCCAGCTGGTCCGGCTTTAA
- the hutC gene encoding histidine utilization repressor — translation MEKKQDQPLALYQRIKLSVIRDIESGKLKPDDRVPSETRLAKEFNASRMTANRALKELTEEHRIVRIQGVGTFVARPKPEAALLEIKSISKEITAWGGIPGSRVLLLQEEAAHPEIAAKLKLSAGDRIFHSILLHLDREVPVQYSERFINPAIAPKYLEQDFTRMTPSDYLLDTAPVQEAEHEIEAMCPNGEIATLLEIEPDTPCLCLTRRTWSFDRVATYSRLISPGSRYALKGRFKR, via the coding sequence ATGGAAAAAAAACAAGACCAGCCCCTTGCTTTGTACCAGAGAATCAAACTCAGCGTAATCCGGGATATTGAATCGGGAAAACTCAAGCCCGATGACCGGGTGCCCTCGGAAACAAGGCTTGCCAAAGAGTTCAATGCCTCAAGAATGACGGCCAACCGTGCCCTGAAGGAACTTACCGAGGAACACCGCATCGTCCGCATCCAGGGGGTGGGGACCTTTGTTGCCCGGCCCAAGCCCGAGGCCGCCCTTCTGGAGATTAAAAGTATATCAAAGGAAATAACGGCCTGGGGCGGGATTCCGGGGTCCCGTGTGCTGCTGCTTCAAGAGGAAGCGGCCCACCCGGAGATTGCAGCAAAGCTGAAACTATCCGCCGGGGACAGGATATTTCACTCTATTCTTCTGCACCTGGACCGGGAGGTTCCGGTACAGTATTCGGAGCGGTTTATCAATCCGGCCATTGCCCCAAAATATCTGGAGCAGGATTTCACCCGGATGACCCCGAGCGATTATCTTCTGGACACGGCGCCGGTGCAGGAGGCGGAACATGAGATCGAAGCTATGTGTCCAAACGGAGAAATTGCGACCCTTCTGGAAATTGAACCGGATACCCCCTGCCTCTGTCTGACACGGCGGACCTGGTCCTTTGACCGGGTGGCCACTTACTCCAGGCTTATTTCTCCGGGCAGCCGTTATGCGCTCAAGGGTCGGTTTAAACGATAA
- a CDS encoding HD domain-containing protein encodes MTPDSNILAGALKARLSSREKACFSAPACFSHTAVRRHAEPRSHTDYRLAFSADADRILNSMAFSRYPDKTQVFSLINNDHLTHRVLHVQMVSRVARTIGRYLGLNTDLIEAASLGHDIGHPPFGHDGERFLSRLTQANGAGSFHHNIQSLQFLDRIERGGKGWNLTLQTMDAILCHNGEVHARQIRPESRSGFQALDDLTAALKSGKKKDALPMTLEGCVVRMADTISYIGRDLEDAVRLKLVTRDQVPRPCAELLGTTQGTIVFNLVTDIIRTSLDREFIGFSPKISTALEKLKRFNYEFIYQNPVIKGHLTGIEDIFKYLFDRYLTDLEKENRESVIFTEFLEGLDQGYRNNHSAGEIVRDFIAGMTDSYFIRQAPPRLRPKTIDQVR; translated from the coding sequence ATGACGCCTGATTCAAATATCCTAGCCGGGGCACTGAAGGCCCGCCTTTCCTCAAGGGAAAAGGCCTGCTTCAGTGCCCCGGCCTGTTTTTCCCACACCGCCGTCAGACGGCACGCCGAACCCAGATCCCATACCGACTACCGCCTGGCTTTTTCCGCCGATGCCGACCGCATCCTCAACTCCATGGCCTTCAGCCGGTATCCGGATAAAACCCAGGTCTTTTCCCTGATCAACAATGACCACCTCACCCACCGGGTCCTCCACGTCCAGATGGTCTCCCGGGTGGCCAGAACCATCGGCCGCTACCTGGGGCTGAACACCGACCTCATTGAGGCGGCCAGCCTGGGCCACGACATCGGCCATCCCCCCTTCGGACATGACGGAGAACGGTTTTTATCCAGGCTCACCCAGGCCAACGGAGCCGGTAGTTTTCACCACAATATACAGAGCCTCCAGTTCCTGGACCGGATTGAACGGGGCGGAAAGGGCTGGAACCTCACCCTGCAGACCATGGACGCCATCCTCTGCCACAACGGCGAAGTCCACGCCAGGCAGATACGGCCCGAATCCCGCAGTGGATTTCAAGCGCTGGACGACCTGACCGCTGCCCTGAAATCAGGAAAAAAAAAGGATGCCCTGCCCATGACCCTGGAAGGCTGCGTGGTGCGCATGGCCGACACCATCTCCTATATCGGCCGTGACCTGGAGGACGCCGTCCGCTTAAAGCTGGTCACCCGCGACCAGGTGCCCCGCCCCTGTGCTGAGCTGCTGGGCACCACCCAGGGTACCATTGTCTTCAACCTGGTCACGGATATCATCCGGACCAGCCTGGATCGTGAATTTATCGGATTCTCCCCGAAAATTTCAACGGCCCTTGAAAAGCTGAAGCGATTCAACTATGAATTCATTTATCAAAATCCGGTGATCAAGGGACATCTCACCGGCATTGAAGATATCTTTAAATATCTATTTGACAGGTATCTGACCGACCTTGAAAAAGAGAACCGGGAATCGGTTATTTTTACTGAATTTCTGGAAGGGTTGGACCAGGGCTACAGGAATAACCACAGTGCCGGTGAAATTGTCCGGGATTTCATCGCGGGTATGACCGACTCCTATTTTATCAGACAGGCCCCGCCCCGCCTCAGGCCCAAAACCATTGATCAAGTCAGGTGA
- a CDS encoding N-acetylmuramoyl-L-alanine amidase produces MKRFRPNALSLICLLLAGAVLTWALPCAGTAQAGRRAKSIYMTADAFHQKLKKSPVQQQKISAWLTCIEKYKTVYRRYPDDSWAPAGMFKAAELYFQLYKRAGNGDYNELARDLAVRITRKYPGSAYSGRAKILIKSIKKSSAGRETAPVKTLTAKKAETRDDAAIARYKLDKLEKKSQRIQTKAAKTIKELPPEPAPAKTTAPPLPQPAIPGDDTRVTDLRFWSNPEYTRIVVNADGERPYSHRLLKKDPKLNVPFQRLYIDIEKARLGQGVAEHTPINDDLLKQARAGQYLPHTVRVVVDIKAFENYKIFSLKDPFRIVIDVWGKNGKAAALAARPDQKDKKGAGAPSGTPEKTDRITTDNLKSSDIARQLALGVRKIVIDPGHGGKDPGAPGYLKGVWEKDIVLKLSKNLADKLRDRLNCEVMLTRTTDKKLSLEERTAIANTERADLFISMHCNAARNKRLSGIETYILNLATDDQAIAVAARENATSEKNISDLEYILSDLMKHAKIEESTRLANDVHKSMVTGMKHKYPKVNDLGVKQAPFYVLLGARMPSILIESSFISNKVECNRLMTKSYRDAICTAIADGVEKYINATNPKHL; encoded by the coding sequence ATGAAACGGTTCCGGCCAAACGCCCTGTCCTTGATCTGCCTGCTCCTTGCAGGGGCGGTGCTGACCTGGGCCCTGCCCTGTGCCGGAACGGCCCAGGCCGGGCGAAGGGCCAAATCCATTTATATGACCGCAGATGCCTTTCACCAGAAGCTGAAAAAATCCCCGGTCCAGCAACAGAAAATATCCGCCTGGCTGACCTGCATTGAAAAGTATAAAACCGTTTACCGCCGTTACCCCGATGATTCCTGGGCGCCGGCAGGCATGTTCAAGGCGGCGGAACTCTACTTCCAGCTCTACAAAAGAGCCGGAAACGGTGATTACAACGAACTGGCCCGTGACCTGGCCGTCAGGATCACCAGAAAGTATCCCGGCAGTGCATACAGCGGCCGGGCCAAAATCCTGATCAAATCCATTAAAAAGTCATCGGCCGGCCGTGAAACGGCACCGGTCAAAACCCTTACCGCTAAAAAGGCGGAAACAAGGGACGATGCCGCCATCGCCCGGTATAAGCTGGACAAGCTTGAGAAAAAAAGCCAGCGGATACAGACCAAAGCGGCCAAAACCATAAAAGAACTTCCCCCGGAACCGGCCCCGGCGAAAACAACGGCTCCGCCTCTTCCCCAGCCCGCCATACCTGGAGATGACACCCGGGTCACCGATCTCAGGTTCTGGTCGAATCCCGAATACACCCGGATCGTGGTCAATGCCGACGGAGAGCGGCCCTATTCCCACAGGCTTTTAAAAAAAGACCCCAAACTCAATGTGCCCTTCCAGCGGCTCTACATCGACATTGAAAAGGCCCGGCTGGGCCAGGGGGTGGCCGAACACACCCCCATCAACGATGATCTCTTAAAACAGGCCAGGGCCGGACAATACCTGCCCCACACGGTCAGGGTTGTGGTGGACATCAAGGCCTTTGAAAACTATAAAATATTTTCCCTGAAAGACCCGTTCCGCATTGTCATTGATGTATGGGGCAAAAACGGAAAGGCCGCGGCCCTTGCCGCCCGGCCGGATCAAAAGGATAAAAAAGGCGCAGGCGCGCCTTCTGGCACACCTGAAAAAACAGACCGGATCACCACGGATAACCTCAAATCCTCGGACATCGCCCGCCAGTTGGCCCTTGGGGTGAGAAAGATTGTCATCGACCCGGGACACGGCGGAAAAGACCCGGGTGCCCCAGGTTACCTCAAAGGGGTATGGGAAAAGGATATCGTTCTCAAATTGTCCAAAAACCTGGCGGACAAGCTGCGTGACCGTCTTAACTGCGAGGTGATGCTCACCCGTACCACCGATAAAAAGCTTTCCCTTGAGGAACGGACCGCCATTGCCAATACGGAGCGGGCCGACCTGTTTATCTCCATGCACTGCAATGCCGCACGCAATAAACGGCTTTCCGGCATCGAAACCTATATATTGAACCTGGCCACCGACGACCAGGCCATTGCCGTGGCCGCCCGGGAAAATGCCACCTCGGAAAAAAACATCTCAGACCTGGAATATATCCTCAGCGATCTGATGAAACACGCCAAAATTGAGGAATCCACCCGCCTGGCCAACGATGTTCACAAGTCAATGGTCACCGGCATGAAGCATAAATATCCGAAGGTCAATGACCTGGGAGTAAAGCAGGCCCCCTTCTACGTGCTGCTGGGCGCCCGCATGCCCTCCATTCTCATTGAATCCTCGTTTATCTCCAATAAGGTAGAATGCAACCGGCTCATGACCAAATCCTATCGGGATGCCATCTGCACCGCCATCGCCGACGGGGTTGAGAAATACATCAACGCCACAAACCCAAAACATCTGTAA
- the hutH gene encoding histidine ammonia-lyase, whose protein sequence is MKKTIKLNGENFQLEELVSIAREGVNAAISVESVARINKARALVDKWVREGERIYGVTTGFGALSDVTISFEDTRALQKKILLSHAAGMGKPMAEDVVRAMIALRINDFCRGNSGLRLETIQKLADLLNTGIVPVVPEKGSVGASGDLVPMAHLALVLIGEGEAFVDGVRMSGAKALETKGIAPLELAAGEGLALINGTQFMIALGCLALHDALNLCKHADIAASMSLETLMGTRAAFDPRIHRARPHTGQMKAAQNMLNITEDSEIISSHRDCSRVQDAYTLRCSPQVHGASWDAFGYVDRVIRVEMNASTENPLIFPESGEFLSGGNFHGQPLALACDFLGIAIAELANISERRIERLVNPQLSGLPAFLVEDGGLNSGFMIAQYAAASLVSENKVIAHPASVDSIPTSANKEDHVSMGAVAARKCRDIVENVEEVIAIELLCGAQAIDLFTNLKAGKGTMAAYEIIRREVDYMTEDRFLSADIAKVKALLRSGAIVGAVEAKIGELY, encoded by the coding sequence ATGAAAAAGACCATTAAATTAAACGGGGAAAATTTTCAGTTGGAAGAACTGGTATCCATTGCCAGGGAGGGGGTCAATGCCGCCATTTCCGTTGAATCCGTGGCCAGGATCAATAAGGCCCGGGCCCTGGTGGACAAATGGGTGAGGGAAGGGGAACGAATCTACGGGGTGACCACTGGATTCGGGGCCCTCTCCGATGTGACGATTTCCTTTGAGGATACCCGGGCGCTCCAGAAAAAAATTCTGCTTTCCCATGCTGCCGGAATGGGAAAGCCCATGGCAGAGGATGTGGTCCGGGCCATGATCGCCCTGCGTATCAATGATTTTTGCCGGGGGAATTCCGGACTGCGCCTGGAAACCATTCAAAAGCTGGCCGACCTGCTTAACACCGGTATCGTCCCTGTGGTGCCGGAGAAGGGCTCCGTGGGGGCCAGCGGTGACCTGGTGCCCATGGCCCACCTGGCATTGGTGCTCATCGGCGAAGGCGAGGCCTTTGTGGATGGTGTGCGGATGTCCGGGGCCAAAGCCCTGGAAACAAAAGGGATCGCTCCCCTGGAACTGGCCGCCGGGGAGGGGCTGGCCCTGATCAACGGCACCCAGTTCATGATCGCCCTGGGATGCCTGGCCCTCCATGACGCTTTGAATCTATGCAAGCATGCGGACATTGCCGCATCCATGAGCCTTGAAACCCTGATGGGCACCCGGGCGGCCTTTGATCCCCGGATTCACCGGGCCCGGCCCCACACCGGCCAGATGAAGGCGGCCCAGAATATGCTCAACATCACCGAGGATTCGGAAATCATTTCCTCCCACAGGGACTGTTCACGGGTTCAGGATGCCTATACCCTCCGTTGTTCCCCCCAGGTCCACGGGGCTTCCTGGGATGCCTTCGGCTATGTGGACCGGGTGATACGGGTGGAGATGAATGCCTCCACTGAAAACCCCCTTATTTTTCCGGAGTCCGGCGAGTTTCTATCCGGGGGGAATTTCCACGGCCAGCCCCTGGCCCTGGCCTGTGATTTCCTGGGCATTGCCATCGCCGAACTGGCCAATATTTCAGAGCGGCGCATCGAACGCCTGGTGAACCCCCAGCTATCCGGTTTACCCGCCTTTCTGGTGGAGGACGGGGGACTCAATTCAGGGTTTATGATCGCCCAGTATGCGGCGGCCTCCCTGGTGTCGGAAAACAAGGTCATTGCCCATCCCGCCTCGGTGGATTCCATTCCCACCTCGGCCAACAAGGAAGATCATGTCTCCATGGGGGCGGTGGCCGCCCGGAAGTGCCGGGACATTGTGGAAAATGTGGAGGAGGTCATTGCCATTGAACTGCTCTGCGGGGCTCAGGCCATCGACCTGTTCACCAATCTAAAGGCCGGGAAAGGCACCATGGCCGCCTATGAAATCATCCGCAGGGAGGTGGATTACATGACCGAAGACCGGTTCTTGTCTGCGGATATTGCCAAGGTCAAGGCGCTGCTGCGCAGCGGTGCCATCGTCGGGGCGGTGGAAGCAAAAATCGGGGAGTTGTACTAG
- the mutS gene encoding DNA mismatch repair protein MutS, with the protein MSNKKQTPMMAQYLAIKETYRDAILFYRMGDFYEMFLDDAVKAAGILEIALTSRNKNDTEPIPMCGVPYKAADVYIAKLIEKGCKVAVCEQVEDPAQAKGLVKREVVRVITPGMILNESLLDKGSNNFLVAISRVKEYAGLACLDISTGTFTTCQEARTSGAIPAALIDEARKLDPREILLPENFRTDPAYASIRKAFSHLETTYLANRDFHLEDARERLKEKFATRSLEGFGIERMPASISAAGAVMAYVEETQMQATRHIFKIAPYDLEDFLVIDDRSCKNLELLSNIQTQDKKGTLIHVLDRTVTAMGGRLIKQWIRYPLVDPDKIQMRLDCLEELINAPQAHQSIGTRLKSVYDMERLGSKISMGQGNARDMISLKNSLSNLPRLFEDLSAFSHPMLNGSRMEGRRDIMERLDGLTGLITRAIREDAVHTLNEGNIINDGYSEELDELLAITRDGKSWIAKTEAREKEKTKLSSLKIKYNKVFGYFIEVSKAQSAQVPEHYIRKQTLVNAERFITQEMKEVETTIFNAQDRRNALEYEIFCTVREQVVERARDILTMAGFIARIDVLQSLARVALENNYVKPEIRDDHCIVIEEGRHPVVEKLIQGERYVPNSIAMDDATCQQMLITGPNMAGKSTVLRQVALTVLMAQMGSFVPAVKASVCITDRIFTRVGALDNLSSGQSTFMVEMEETANIVNNATENSLVILDEIGRGTSTYDGMSIAWAVAEYLHDLNAKGVKTLFATHYHELTRLEATKPRIKNYNIAVKEFNDNIVFLRRLVEGGTNKSYGIQVARLAGVPDRIIDMAKGVLASVETHQAPQPEVMPGPVDSKPAKKKKKTRKARDDGQMDLFAGPDTELKKMLDKVDIALMTPLDALNFLNELKQKACS; encoded by the coding sequence ATGAGCAACAAGAAGCAAACGCCCATGATGGCCCAGTACCTGGCCATCAAAGAGACATACCGGGATGCCATACTCTTTTACCGCATGGGGGATTTCTATGAAATGTTCCTGGACGATGCGGTTAAGGCGGCCGGCATCCTGGAAATCGCCCTGACATCCAGGAACAAGAACGATACCGAGCCCATCCCCATGTGCGGGGTGCCCTACAAGGCGGCAGACGTCTATATCGCCAAGCTCATCGAAAAAGGATGCAAGGTGGCCGTCTGCGAGCAGGTGGAAGACCCGGCACAGGCAAAGGGCCTGGTGAAACGGGAAGTGGTCCGGGTCATCACCCCGGGGATGATTCTCAACGAATCCCTGCTGGACAAGGGAAGTAACAACTTCCTGGTGGCCATTTCCAGGGTAAAAGAGTATGCAGGCCTGGCCTGCCTGGATATTTCAACGGGCACCTTCACCACCTGCCAGGAGGCGCGCACCTCCGGGGCGATCCCTGCGGCCCTCATCGACGAGGCCAGGAAACTGGACCCCAGGGAAATCCTGCTGCCGGAAAATTTCAGAACAGACCCGGCCTATGCAAGCATAAGAAAAGCCTTTTCCCACCTTGAAACCACCTATCTGGCCAACCGGGACTTTCACCTTGAAGATGCCAGGGAGCGGCTCAAGGAAAAATTCGCCACCCGGAGCCTGGAAGGGTTCGGCATCGAACGGATGCCCGCCTCCATATCCGCAGCCGGCGCCGTCATGGCCTATGTGGAAGAGACCCAGATGCAGGCCACCCGGCACATCTTCAAGATTGCCCCCTATGACCTGGAGGACTTCCTGGTCATCGACGACAGATCCTGTAAGAACCTGGAACTGCTTTCCAATATCCAGACCCAGGACAAAAAGGGAACCCTCATCCATGTGCTGGACAGGACCGTCACCGCCATGGGAGGGCGCCTGATCAAGCAGTGGATCCGGTATCCCCTGGTGGATCCGGACAAAATCCAGATGCGCCTGGACTGTCTGGAGGAACTGATAAACGCCCCCCAGGCCCACCAGTCCATCGGGACCCGGCTTAAATCCGTCTATGACATGGAGCGGCTGGGATCCAAAATTTCCATGGGCCAGGGCAATGCCAGGGATATGATTTCCCTGAAAAATTCCCTGTCCAACCTGCCGCGGCTCTTTGAGGACCTCTCAGCTTTCTCCCACCCCATGCTCAACGGCAGCCGGATGGAAGGCCGCCGGGACATCATGGAGCGTCTTGACGGGCTTACCGGCCTGATCACCCGGGCCATCCGGGAAGATGCCGTCCACACCCTCAACGAGGGCAATATCATCAATGACGGATACAGCGAGGAACTGGACGAACTGCTGGCCATCACCCGGGACGGTAAATCATGGATCGCAAAGACCGAGGCCAGGGAAAAGGAAAAGACAAAGCTTTCCTCCCTGAAAATAAAATATAATAAGGTCTTCGGTTATTTCATTGAAGTATCCAAGGCCCAGTCCGCCCAGGTGCCGGAACACTATATTCGAAAACAGACCCTGGTCAATGCCGAACGGTTCATCACCCAGGAGATGAAGGAGGTGGAGACCACCATCTTCAACGCCCAGGACCGCCGCAACGCCCTTGAATATGAAATTTTCTGCACCGTGCGCGAGCAGGTAGTCGAGCGGGCCCGGGACATCCTTACCATGGCCGGATTCATCGCCCGTATCGATGTCCTCCAGAGCCTGGCCCGGGTGGCCCTGGAAAACAATTATGTAAAGCCTGAGATCCGTGACGACCATTGCATTGTCATTGAAGAGGGCCGCCACCCCGTTGTTGAAAAACTGATCCAGGGGGAACGTTACGTTCCCAACTCCATTGCCATGGACGATGCAACCTGCCAGCAGATGCTCATCACCGGTCCCAACATGGCCGGCAAGTCAACGGTGCTGCGCCAGGTGGCCCTGACCGTGCTCATGGCCCAGATGGGCTCCTTTGTACCGGCAGTGAAAGCCTCGGTCTGCATCACCGACCGGATCTTTACCCGGGTCGGCGCCCTGGACAACCTCTCCTCGGGCCAGTCCACCTTTATGGTGGAGATGGAGGAAACCGCCAACATCGTCAACAACGCCACGGAAAACTCCCTGGTCATTTTAGATGAAATCGGCAGAGGCACCTCAACCTACGACGGCATGAGCATTGCCTGGGCCGTGGCCGAATACCTCCATGACCTCAATGCCAAAGGGGTGAAAACCCTGTTTGCCACCCATTACCATGAGCTGACCCGGCTGGAGGCAACCAAGCCAAGGATCAAAAACTACAATATTGCCGTAAAGGAGTTCAACGACAATATCGTCTTCCTCCGCCGCCTGGTTGAGGGGGGAACCAACAAAAGCTACGGCATCCAGGTGGCCCGGCTGGCCGGTGTCCCCGACCGGATTATCGATATGGCAAAAGGGGTATTGGCATCGGTGGAAACCCACCAGGCCCCCCAGCCGGAGGTAATGCCCGGCCCTGTAGATTCCAAGCCCGCCAAAAAGAAGAAAAAAACCAGAAAGGCCAGAGATGACGGGCAGATGGATCTTTTTGCCGGGCCCGACACCGAGCTGAAAAAAATGCTGGACAAGGTGGACATCGCCCTGATGACCCCCCTTGACGCCTTGAATTTCCTGAACGAACTCAAGCAGAAGGCCTGTTCATGA